A genomic window from Phragmitibacter flavus includes:
- a CDS encoding addiction module protein — protein MSVAEVSKLPLREKLQIMEAIWQDLRERADEVDVPLEQRRLLDARRERVTAGNSRLLDWDEAKLMIGKK, from the coding sequence ATGAGTGTGGCCGAAGTTTCAAAACTCCCTCTTCGTGAGAAGCTTCAGATCATGGAGGCGATCTGGCAGGATTTAAGGGAACGTGCGGATGAAGTGGATGTTCCTTTGGAGCAGAGAAGGTTGCTTGATGCGAGGCGTGAGCGTGTGACGGCTGGAAATTCGCGCCTACTTGATTGGGATGAGGCGAAACTCATGATTGGCAAAAAATGA
- a CDS encoding molybdopterin-dependent oxidoreductase: protein MSTTATPAPAAPATPPPVDMVNVQINGSWHKFPKGTRMIEACRQVEALVPHYCYHPKLTSPGNCRMCLVEMGMPPRPTPGQEVEKDESGFAKIGWMPRPVIACANTVADGMGIRTEGKLSEECRRGVMEFLLINHPLDCPICDQAGECRLQEYSVEHGKGGSDFREEKVKKPKNVDIGPRIRLDDERCIMCSRCIRFCSEIVDDPVLGFTERGSFTTLTVHPGKRLENNYSLNTVDICPVGALTSNDFRFQQRVWFLKETNTICTQCGRGCNMTVSSRQETIYRQTPRENNEVNSTWMCDRGRLDFHYVNSEFRLTQPMIKVDGRHQAATWKQAVERIAEGLKSVPADQVAIIASARMTNEELYLLKSLVASVKTPHVDVVPRMREPDNYLRAADMNPNSNGVRKVLGIEPGARLEGIVADIIGGKIRVVLSLGENLLKIGLEKAHLEKLEFLASSHVLANAVAELSDVVLAGATYAEKRGSMINVTGRLQRLAKAIESPGDAREDWEILRDLVLAVSGSNGLHSVDDVFKRLAAEVDIFAGLTLTRIGELGVQVMETGETIPLLEREKDRIAKGLIVG from the coding sequence ATGAGCACTACTGCGACGCCTGCACCAGCTGCACCGGCCACTCCACCTCCGGTGGACATGGTAAATGTGCAAATCAACGGTAGCTGGCACAAGTTCCCCAAGGGCACACGCATGATTGAAGCGTGTCGCCAGGTTGAGGCGCTGGTGCCGCATTACTGCTACCATCCGAAGCTGACCTCTCCGGGCAATTGCCGGATGTGTTTGGTGGAGATGGGCATGCCGCCGCGTCCGACGCCGGGTCAGGAGGTGGAAAAGGATGAATCTGGATTTGCCAAGATTGGCTGGATGCCGAGACCAGTGATCGCTTGTGCGAACACGGTGGCGGACGGCATGGGGATTCGCACGGAAGGCAAGTTGAGCGAGGAATGCCGCCGTGGAGTGATGGAGTTTTTGTTGATTAATCACCCTTTGGATTGTCCGATTTGTGATCAGGCGGGGGAGTGTCGTCTTCAGGAATACAGTGTGGAGCACGGCAAGGGCGGCAGTGATTTCCGTGAGGAGAAGGTCAAAAAACCGAAGAATGTGGACATTGGGCCGCGCATCCGACTGGATGATGAGCGCTGCATCATGTGTTCGCGTTGTATCCGGTTCTGTTCGGAGATTGTGGATGATCCGGTGCTCGGATTTACTGAGCGGGGCAGCTTTACGACGCTGACGGTGCATCCGGGCAAGCGCTTGGAGAACAACTATTCGCTCAACACGGTGGACATTTGTCCGGTGGGGGCGCTGACTTCGAACGATTTCCGCTTTCAACAGCGCGTGTGGTTCTTGAAGGAGACCAACACGATCTGCACGCAGTGTGGTCGGGGTTGCAACATGACGGTGAGTTCACGTCAGGAAACGATTTACCGTCAGACGCCGCGTGAAAACAATGAGGTGAACAGCACCTGGATGTGCGATCGCGGGCGTTTGGATTTTCACTATGTGAACAGCGAGTTCCGTCTGACGCAGCCGATGATCAAGGTGGATGGCCGTCACCAGGCGGCGACTTGGAAGCAGGCAGTTGAGCGGATTGCGGAGGGGCTGAAGAGCGTTCCAGCGGATCAGGTGGCGATCATTGCCTCCGCCCGCATGACCAATGAGGAGTTGTATTTGCTCAAGTCGCTGGTGGCATCGGTGAAAACGCCGCATGTGGATGTGGTGCCGCGGATGCGGGAGCCGGACAACTACCTGCGCGCAGCGGACATGAATCCGAACAGCAACGGCGTTCGCAAGGTGCTCGGCATTGAGCCAGGGGCGAGGCTGGAGGGGATCGTTGCCGACATCATTGGTGGGAAGATCCGTGTGGTGTTGAGCCTGGGTGAGAACCTGCTGAAGATCGGCTTGGAGAAAGCGCATTTGGAGAAGCTGGAGTTTCTGGCTTCGAGTCATGTGCTGGCCAATGCCGTGGCGGAGTTGTCGGATGTGGTGCTGGCGGGAGCGACCTATGCGGAGAAGCGTGGCAGCATGATCAACGTGACCGGTCGTTTGCAGCGGCTTGCCAAGGCGATTGAGTCGCCGGGCGATGCGCGTGAGGACTGGGAGATTCTGCGGGATCTGGTGCTGGCAGTGAGTGGGTCGAATGGGCTGCATTCGGTGGATGATGTGTTCAAGCGGCTGGCGGCGGAGGTGGATATCTTTGCCGGTTTGACGCTGACGCGAATTGGTGAGCTTGGGGTTCAGGTAATGGAAACCGGCGAGACGATTCCGCTCTTGGAACGCGAGAAGGATCGCATCGCCAAGGGTTTGATTGTTGGGTGA
- a CDS encoding type II toxin-antitoxin system RelE/ParE family toxin — MIKLRISEEAFADLDEGFWFYEAQEVGLGDYFAVSLRAEIEGLRISAGIHRRVYLDYHRLLARVFPFSIFYTFEDDEVVVWAVIDGRRDPEWIRRHLGE, encoded by the coding sequence ATGATCAAGCTCCGCATTTCTGAGGAAGCGTTCGCCGATTTGGATGAAGGGTTTTGGTTTTATGAGGCTCAGGAGGTCGGGCTTGGAGATTATTTCGCCGTCAGTTTGAGGGCAGAAATTGAGGGCTTGAGGATTTCAGCGGGAATTCACCGTCGAGTTTATCTGGACTATCATCGACTTCTCGCGCGGGTATTCCCCTTCTCGATTTTTTACACGTTCGAAGATGATGAGGTGGTTGTTTGGGCTGTGATCGATGGTCGGCGCGATCCAGAGTGGATTCGTCGACATTTGGGCGAGTAA